From Skermanella sp. TT6, a single genomic window includes:
- a CDS encoding DUF4399 domain-containing protein, with product MINRAAALLLACAAAFPSVAAAQDAGHGAGHHDAAPAAQPAAVPAKRMPAPKDARAYIIWPPNGAVIEGGKLWVRMGLQNYGVAPAGVRRDNTGHHHLIIDRDLPPLDEPIPNDRNHLHFGGGQTEARLELPPGQHTLQTLLGDADHVPHDPPVTSNRITITVR from the coding sequence ATGATCAATCGAGCTGCCGCACTCCTTCTCGCCTGCGCCGCCGCCTTTCCCAGCGTCGCCGCCGCCCAGGACGCCGGCCACGGCGCCGGCCATCACGATGCCGCCCCGGCCGCGCAGCCGGCGGCCGTCCCGGCGAAGCGGATGCCGGCTCCCAAGGACGCCCGGGCCTACATCATCTGGCCGCCCAACGGCGCCGTGATCGAGGGCGGCAAGCTGTGGGTCCGCATGGGGCTCCAGAACTACGGCGTGGCCCCCGCCGGGGTGCGGCGGGACAATACCGGGCACCACCACCTGATCATCGACCGCGACCTGCCGCCGCTCGACGAGCCCATTCCCAACGACCGCAACCACCTGCATTTCGGCGGCGGCCAGACCGAGGCCCGCCTGGAGCTTCCGCCCGGCCAGCATACGCTCCAGACGCTGCTGGGCGATGCCGACCACGTGCCGCACGACCCGCCGGTGACGTCCAACAGGATCACGATCACGGTACGCTGA